One region of Natronorubrum aibiense genomic DNA includes:
- a CDS encoding cold-shock protein: MAKGTVDFFNDTGGYGFIETEDADDDVFFHMEDIGGPDLEEGQELEFDIEQAPKGPRATNVERL, translated from the coding sequence ATGGCGAAAGGAACCGTTGATTTCTTCAACGACACTGGCGGCTACGGATTCATCGAGACTGAGGACGCGGACGACGACGTGTTCTTCCACATGGAAGACATCGGCGGCCCGGACCTTGAGGAAGGACAGGAGCTTGAGTTCGATATCGAGCAGGCCCCCAAAGGCCCGCGCGCGACGAACGTCGAGCGCCTGTAA
- a CDS encoding cupin domain-containing protein — MATPTSTPEPEPVIRRSDDIEYESVSAADGLEKGVLIDESDGAPTFAIRRFVLEAGAAVPEHTNEVEHEQYVLEGEYTVGIGDEEYTVEAGDSLLIPAGTVHWYRNENDQNGAFLCAVPNGDDEIELLE; from the coding sequence ATGGCAACACCAACGTCTACACCCGAACCCGAGCCAGTGATCCGTCGCAGCGACGACATCGAGTACGAATCCGTCAGCGCTGCCGACGGCCTCGAGAAAGGCGTCCTGATCGACGAAAGCGACGGCGCGCCGACGTTCGCGATCCGCCGGTTCGTCCTCGAGGCCGGCGCGGCGGTACCCGAACACACGAACGAGGTCGAACACGAGCAGTACGTCCTCGAGGGTGAGTATACGGTCGGCATCGGTGACGAGGAGTATACGGTCGAGGCGGGCGACTCGCTTCTGATCCCCGCCGGAACCGTTCACTGGTACCGCAACGAGAACGACCAAAACGGCGCGTTCCTCTGTGCCGTTCCCAACGGCGACGACGAGATCGAATTGCTCGAGTAA
- a CDS encoding FecCD family ABC transporter permease yields MGEAKSMGEHASTRQRDGWVTGTLVLFCLASTVVTVVAGLVQVSFGEYSMTFSEAWTAVFNPAVIFNLDAWSAFLFGTDLPKMDTGSIVVWTLRLPRVFVGIIAGATLAVSGAIFQAVTRNELASPFVLGVSSGAGFAVLATLVVFSGLAPFLPLIAALGGTLAFVIVYTIAWKGGTSPVRLVLAGVIVNMVFQSLQQGLFFFADDLGVVQTAIAWLTGSLTGTGWDEVRIAILPAIVALAIALAGSRQLNVLMLGEQTARSLGMRVERVRFSLSAVAILAASVAIAVAGVVSFFGLVVPHIVRNTVGGDYRRLMVGCLFAGPALLVTADVGARLALDGVQMPVGVVTGLIGGPYFLYLMRKQQSMGEL; encoded by the coding sequence ATGGGAGAAGCGAAGTCGATGGGTGAACACGCGTCTACCCGACAACGAGACGGATGGGTGACGGGGACGCTCGTCCTGTTTTGTCTGGCGAGTACGGTCGTCACTGTCGTCGCCGGACTCGTGCAGGTGAGTTTCGGGGAGTACTCGATGACGTTCAGCGAGGCTTGGACGGCCGTGTTCAATCCCGCAGTGATCTTCAATCTCGATGCGTGGTCGGCGTTTCTGTTCGGCACCGATCTGCCGAAGATGGATACCGGGAGTATCGTCGTCTGGACGTTGCGGCTGCCGCGGGTGTTCGTCGGGATCATCGCCGGTGCGACGCTTGCGGTCTCCGGTGCGATCTTTCAGGCCGTGACGCGCAACGAACTGGCGAGTCCGTTCGTTCTGGGGGTGAGTTCCGGCGCTGGCTTCGCCGTTCTAGCAACGCTCGTCGTCTTCAGCGGTCTCGCGCCGTTTCTGCCACTGATCGCGGCACTGGGCGGGACGCTCGCGTTCGTGATCGTCTACACGATAGCCTGGAAAGGCGGAACGAGCCCGGTTCGCCTCGTACTCGCGGGTGTGATCGTCAACATGGTCTTCCAGTCGCTCCAGCAGGGCCTGTTTTTCTTCGCGGACGATCTGGGCGTCGTCCAGACGGCGATCGCCTGGCTCACGGGTTCGCTGACGGGAACTGGCTGGGACGAAGTCCGGATCGCCATCCTACCGGCGATCGTCGCACTCGCGATCGCACTTGCCGGTTCGAGACAGTTGAACGTCCTCATGCTCGGCGAGCAGACCGCCCGATCGCTCGGAATGCGGGTCGAGCGGGTTCGCTTTTCGCTCTCCGCCGTCGCGATTCTGGCCGCGAGCGTCGCGATCGCCGTCGCGGGGGTCGTGAGCTTCTTTGGCCTCGTCGTTCCCCACATCGTTCGGAACACGGTCGGCGGGGATTACCGGCGGCTGATGGTCGGCTGTCTGTTCGCCGGCCCGGCCTTGCTGGTCACTGCTGATGTCGGCGCGCGACTCGCACTGGACGGCGTCCAGATGCCCGTCGGCGTCGTCACTGGCCTGATCGGCGGCCCGTACTTCCTGTATCTGATGCGCAAACAGCAATCGATGGGTGAACTCTAA
- a CDS encoding ABC transporter ATP-binding protein → MARTQHDTDRNRERITDEDGVAVESALVGDDLELSYPTSEETIVDCARLDVPEGAVTALVGPNGSGKSTLLKALSNHLEPEAGTVRIHGEDLESFSRKELARELGVLSQENDSLGSITVEDLVYHGRYPHRGFFDGIGDDDREAVERAIELAGIDAIRDTELGQLSGGQKQLAWIAMVLAQETDVLLLDEPTTFLDVHHQFRVLETIRQLNEQKGVTVAVILHDISQAARFADYLIAMCDGELYDWGPPEEVVTEALLADVFGVEATVRYEPELQVLPKRALPDSN, encoded by the coding sequence ATGGCACGCACACAGCACGATACGGATCGAAACCGCGAACGCATCACCGACGAGGATGGCGTCGCCGTCGAAAGCGCCCTCGTCGGCGACGACCTCGAACTCAGCTATCCGACGAGCGAGGAAACGATCGTCGACTGTGCTCGCCTCGACGTTCCCGAGGGTGCGGTCACCGCGCTCGTCGGCCCGAACGGCAGCGGCAAGAGTACCCTCCTGAAGGCGCTCTCGAACCACCTTGAGCCCGAAGCAGGAACGGTGCGAATCCACGGCGAGGACCTCGAGTCGTTCAGCCGGAAGGAATTGGCGCGCGAACTGGGCGTCCTCTCGCAGGAAAACGACTCGCTCGGCTCAATCACCGTCGAGGACCTCGTTTATCACGGCCGCTATCCCCACCGTGGCTTTTTTGACGGTATCGGCGACGACGACCGTGAGGCGGTCGAACGCGCCATCGAGTTGGCGGGAATCGACGCGATCCGCGACACGGAACTCGGACAACTCAGCGGCGGCCAGAAACAACTCGCCTGGATCGCGATGGTGTTAGCACAGGAGACGGACGTACTGTTGCTCGACGAGCCGACGACATTTCTCGACGTCCACCACCAGTTTCGCGTCCTCGAGACGATTCGCCAACTTAACGAGCAGAAAGGCGTCACGGTGGCCGTCATCCTCCACGACATCTCGCAGGCAGCCCGCTTTGCGGACTACCTGATCGCGATGTGCGACGGCGAACTGTACGACTGGGGGCCACCCGAGGAGGTGGTGACCGAGGCACTGCTCGCGGACGTCTTCGGCGTCGAGGCCACCGTCAGATACGAACCCGAGTTGCAGGTCCTGCCCAAGCGAGCGCTCCCGGATAGCAACTGA